Within the Calditrichota bacterium genome, the region ACGTATGCCGCTTTCAGGTAATCGCGGTAAAACGCCTGATCGGCAGAAGACCCCTTTTCCACCAGATCGTAACCAATCTCCGAACCGGAGACGAATAAATCCCCGCCTTTTTCCAAAAATGACTTCACCTTTTCTTGTTCGGTCGCACTGAAACTTTCCGTGTCTGTTCCTTCTTCTCCCAAAATCCAATCCACGGCCGCAAAGTCCGCCAGATTAATCTTTCCTGTTTCAATGGCCTCGTTGGAGGCAGCGCTAAAGGCAATGTGCCGCGCCCAGAGGGCCTGGGCATGCTGGCGAATAAAATCACGGGTGTTTTTTGTGCCGGCAACCCGATCGAAACCATTTACCACCAACAGGCGAGGCGCAGCTTTCAACGTGGTCGCAGCCAGCATTTCCGTGGCACTGCTCAGGCCCGCGGCATTAACGGCCTGCACGCGGAAATAGTACACCGTATCCGGGAGCAAATCCGAAAAAACTGCCAGCGAATCCGAAAACAGGGTTCCCTGATCAAAATCTGTACCATCCAAACTCTTGGAGATCAGATACCCGGTCGCTCCGGAAACGGGCCGGAAGCCCACGGCAATTTTTCCATCACCCAGGGACTGGGCAAAAAAATGGGTGGGTTCAAAGGGAGGAATGGAATCCAGCGAGGATACGAAGTGATCCCGAAGCGCCCCCCACAATTCCTTTCGGGGGCCGTCGTAACCCAGGGCCCAGATGCCAATTCCGGCCAGGTCCTTTTTCAGGACCAGATTGTACTTCAAACTCAGGCTCAGGCTGTCATCGTACCAGCACTGGTGCCAGTTCGTCCCGTCATTAAAGGTGTACCACGGTGTTTGAGAATAGGAATCCCAGCGTTTTCCGTAACGTTGAGCCGCGGGTTCAGCCTGCTGGTAGGTTCGTGACCCCACAGAACTGATAATGCCCGATCCGGGTTTGTTCGAGTTGGTCTTCCATTCGTATCCGTAATAGGGCACACCCAGAATTAATTTTTCACGATGGTAGTCAGAGGCAATCAGATAGTCAAGCACCGTATTCGTCACATTGTAGGTTCCTCCCGTCAGCGGGGCCACCGCACCCGAATTGGACGACCCCGACCAGTGGTAGTCGTAACCCATAATCATCATGCCGTCCGTTCCGGAGGCCAGTGCCCGGCGGTCGAACCGTCCGCCCCAGTTCACAGCTGTTGTGGCAATGGTCACGCGTGATCCGGGGATGGCGGCGTGAAAAGAATCCGTGAGGGCGGCCATGAAAGATGAAAGCGCCCGGCTGTCGCTGCTGTACGGAAGTTCAAAATCCACGTTCAGTCCGTCCGCATGTCCCTTTTTAACCTCGGCAACAGCCGTTTGAATAAAACGGCTTCGGGCAGCCGCATTCGTAAGAATGGAGTGGATTTTATCCTTATTAAAACAGATCGCCACCAGGTCTACCCGGACTCCATGGCTGTGAGCCTTGTTAATCAGGGACCACACCGGCCAGCCGTGGTGGTTGGTGATTCGTCCGGATCCGTCGAATTCGGCCCCAAAATAGGCAATGGTCGTCAAAAGAGAATAATTTAAATACGCCGCACTGGACCAATACGGCAGGTAACCGTAGATCACTTTTTCCGGGGCCGTGGCGCGGTGCAACAAAGGCAGCACAACCGCAGGCTTTTGGAGACTCCGATAAACGGGCGGCTCTCCTTCGTGGCGGGCCAATTCCAATTGGTGAATGAGGGGGTGCCGTTCCTGCGCGTGCGCGAAATCATTAATCTGCAGAAACATAAAAATGGAACCGGCAATAACGAGAAACCAGATCAACCAACGAACAATTTTTGAAAGAGTCATTTTTCTTCACTTTTTTTGGGTTGAACATTCTACAAGCTTAAATCAAAACCTATTAAAATTTACGTAAAATTGCAATAAATTCTCTTGCTTTTTCCATGAATTGGCTGTAAAATTAATGTGACCAGGATTCTGAAATGGTGAGTCTGCTTTAAAAAACTTTTGGCCACCAATTTCACGAATTTACACGAATTGTTTTTTTTGAAATTAAATTTGTGCAATGTGTGTAATTCGTGGTTTTTAGAGTGACTACCTTCATCGAAACGGAAAAATATGCAAAACGAACTGAGTTTCAAATCGTCAATTATTTTAATTGGTATAACCTTCGTAACTTAGCGTCTTCGTGGCAAGAACTTATAAATAATGCAGGTTAGGAGCCAACGTATGTTTATTCAGACCCCTCAAAAACTCAGCGAACATGTACACTTTATCGGCAGTCCCATGGTGTGTAACTTCGTGATCGATGCACCGGAAGCCTCCCTCATCGATGCCGGATACACCGCTTCGGCGCCGGAACTGGAAGCAGAGCTCACGCGCATTCTGGGTGCGGTCGACCGGCTTCGGTTTCTCTTTCTTACACATTCTCATTACGATCACGTCGGAAGCGTGGCGTTTCTCAAGCGAATCAACCCACAGCTTACGGTTGTCGGGCACCCCCGCCTGCAAAAAATTTTTTCCAATCCCGGTGCACTTTCGCTCATTCGGGAACTCAATGCTCAGGCAGAACGCTTTTCTCCTCTTTCGGAAGCGTACCGTGAAAAAACACGCATCGATCATCTTACACTGGACCGGCCGGTTGAAGACGGCGAGACTTTCCAATTGGGCAGCGGAATAACCCTCCAGGCGATGTACTCTCCGGGGCACACCCGCGACTGCACCTGGTACTATCTGCTCCCCGACCGGGTTCTCTTCGGGGGAGACGGCCTGGGCGTGTACACCGGCGACGGCAGCGTGATGGCCGAATTTACATCCAGCTTTGAGAGTTTAATGGCCTCCCTCCGGCGGCTGCAAACCCTGGATATTGAGATTCTGGCCCTGCCTCACAGCGGTGTGGTCGTGGGGAACCAGGCCGTCAAAGAGCATATTCAAAAAACCCTGGATGAAAACCAGCGTTACCACGACCGTATTCTACGAGGCCTGCAAGAACACCACGGAAATCATCAAAAAGTGGTCACCGACATGATCCGGGAGGAATACGCAACCCGCGGCATTTATCAACCGGAAGAAGCCTTTCGGCTTAATCTGGAGGCCATGGTCCGGGTGGTGGCCCGGGAACTGAACCGTTGAAAAGATATTCTGACGCACTGAAAGAAAAGGACGTTTTGAAAACAAATCAGGCGTAAAATGCTGCATCTCCGTAACGGCCATCCCCACCTACCGGAATGATCCTGTTCCATTTAATTCTTACTGCGCGGCGATCTCAGCATTCAATTAAACCAAAAACAGACACATTCCCTGCTATTTTTCCGATTTTTTCAAAGAATTTTCTTGCGAATTTATTTGATTTTAAATATATTAAGACAGGTTGGGACATTCAGGTCATTCCGCAAAAATTAACACCCAAAAGCACGTATAAAATCGAAAAACAGTATAATCGTCTTTTTTGAAAAACAGCATTGATTCAGGAGCAATTCAAGCAGAAAACGCCTGTCTGCAAAAGCCAGATACCGTTTTCCCAAACCATCGAATAATTTGCCGTGATGAATTTTCCTCAACGATTTTTTTACCTGTCCGTTTTGGTTGTGCTTTTCTTAGGCTGCTCAAAAGAAAGAGCACGCCGTCCTGCAAACGCCGCCTCCCCCGGTGGAACCGTAAAGATTTCCACATCCGTAGAAACAGAAACGCTCGATCCCCAGAAAATTCTTTTCCTGAGCGATTTGCAAATCGCCTCCCACATTTACGAAGGGTTGGTTGGAATTGATGACAATCAAAACCCCTTTCCGCTTATTGCAAAAAACTGGGAAAAATTGGACAACGGCCGCCGCATTCGGTTTCGCCTGCGGAAGAATGTGCGTTTTCAGGACGATCCCTGTTTCCCCGGCGGTGTCGGGCGCCCTCTAACGGCCAGTGATGTGCTCTTTACTTTTGAAAGGCTGGCTGATCCGGCCGTTAAATGTCCCAGTTGGTATCTTTTTGCCGGGAAAATTATCGGCATGGACGCCTTCCACGCGGGAAAGTCCTCGTCTATCTCCGGCATTCGCGTACTGGCTCCCGACGAAGTCGAATTTCATCTGACAAAGGCCTATTTTTCTTTCCTGAAACTTTTGGCCACACTTCCGGCTCAAATTGTCCCCAGAGAGGCTGTGGCTGCTTACGGTGCGACCTTCGGGCGCCATCCTGTAGGCACAGGCCCCTTTCGCCTGGTTAGCTGGAAACCCCTCCGCGAGGTTCTGCTGGTACGGAACGACCACTACTGGCAAACCGACTCAAAAGGAAACCGCTTACCCTGCATTGAAGCCTTGCAAATTAAGCTGATTTCCAATCCGGTCCTGCGGAAGTCTGAATTTCTAAAGGGAAATCTGGATTTACTCACTGTGCGGGA harbors:
- a CDS encoding ABC transporter substrate-binding protein, whose product is MNFPQRFFYLSVLVVLFLGCSKERARRPANAASPGGTVKISTSVETETLDPQKILFLSDLQIASHIYEGLVGIDDNQNPFPLIAKNWEKLDNGRRIRFRLRKNVRFQDDPCFPGGVGRPLTASDVLFTFERLADPAVKCPSWYLFAGKIIGMDAFHAGKSSSISGIRVLAPDEVEFHLTKAYFSFLKLLATLPAQIVPREAVAAYGATFGRHPVGTGPFRLVSWKPLREVLLVRNDHYWQTDSKGNRLPCIEALQIKLISNPVLRKSEFLKGNLDLLTVREKDFVELRNQPDFGSKFRVARKIANLGVRFFGFSMDKKTPLSRNPRLRQAVVRAFQREKINESNPLPLTPARSFVPPLLLNGHTFSWYPYTPKAARKIVREMGPAIQNYTLKISSNINTPEVDVLCQAIQDLGLHCKVKIQPVKYYAHILNDRPDIFRVSFVPSYSDPEDYYALFYSQNTGSTNLTGFKNPQFDAFLEQVFFEQNSDKRQELFFQMEKILAQEVPAIYLLQTPPNYVLISRKLRGVTMQMTGTDFRRVWIER
- a CDS encoding MBL fold metallo-hydrolase; protein product: MFIQTPQKLSEHVHFIGSPMVCNFVIDAPEASLIDAGYTASAPELEAELTRILGAVDRLRFLFLTHSHYDHVGSVAFLKRINPQLTVVGHPRLQKIFSNPGALSLIRELNAQAERFSPLSEAYREKTRIDHLTLDRPVEDGETFQLGSGITLQAMYSPGHTRDCTWYYLLPDRVLFGGDGLGVYTGDGSVMAEFTSSFESLMASLRRLQTLDIEILALPHSGVVVGNQAVKEHIQKTLDENQRYHDRILRGLQEHHGNHQKVVTDMIREEYATRGIYQPEEAFRLNLEAMVRVVARELNR